One Calditrichia bacterium DNA window includes the following coding sequences:
- a CDS encoding exo-alpha-sialidase — protein MKHLFFVMLLSLSVVAQNYHIATLSEDWFKRPVEPSIAINPTNPDNIIGASIRYGDTDAGETRVVNMRYHSSDGGKTWKIITEMNPEQRVQGDDVMTFNADGIAYHCFIAFRGLRTNLRKASGIWVTYSDKNTENWNGPVKVVDHDNSLRPHEDKPWMITDNAATSPNKGNVYIAWTRFDAYYGATPYDSTQIFFSRSTDGGKTFDSPYRISDIGGDCKDDDYTVEGAVPATGPNGEVYIAWSGPRGLVFKKSLDAGVTFTKEKVLTELVGGWNIDIEGISRCNGFPVTKTDLSDGPHRGSVYVNWIDERNGDPDVFLKYSRDGGETWSKHIRVNDDPIFNGKAQFFTWMAVDPVDGSVNIAYYDRRNSNDTTTEIYLARSLDGGQTFTNHKLSKIKPFQCNKEVFFGDYLNVDAFGGRVAAIFAVFTGEETTAIQTAVFDFVPGTQKTK, from the coding sequence ATGAAACATCTGTTTTTTGTTATGTTGCTCAGCCTGTCGGTTGTTGCGCAGAATTATCACATCGCAACGCTTTCTGAGGATTGGTTCAAACGTCCGGTGGAGCCGTCCATCGCCATCAACCCGACCAATCCGGATAATATTATTGGCGCGTCCATCCGCTATGGCGACACAGACGCGGGCGAAACCCGGGTAGTGAACATGCGCTATCACTCCAGCGACGGCGGCAAAACCTGGAAAATTATCACCGAAATGAACCCGGAACAGCGCGTTCAGGGCGACGATGTGATGACCTTCAACGCGGATGGGATTGCCTATCACTGCTTTATCGCGTTTCGCGGATTGCGCACCAATCTGCGCAAAGCCAGCGGTATTTGGGTGACCTATTCTGACAAAAATACCGAAAATTGGAACGGTCCGGTGAAAGTGGTGGATCACGATAATTCGCTGCGGCCGCACGAGGACAAACCGTGGATGATTACGGACAACGCCGCGACATCGCCAAACAAAGGGAATGTGTACATCGCGTGGACGCGATTTGATGCCTATTACGGCGCAACGCCGTACGATTCCACCCAGATTTTCTTTTCGCGATCCACCGACGGCGGGAAAACATTTGATTCGCCGTATCGCATTTCGGACATCGGCGGCGACTGCAAAGATGACGATTACACCGTGGAAGGCGCGGTTCCGGCAACCGGTCCGAATGGGGAAGTGTATATCGCCTGGAGTGGTCCGCGCGGGCTGGTGTTCAAAAAATCGTTGGATGCGGGCGTCACTTTCACCAAAGAAAAAGTGCTCACTGAACTGGTTGGCGGCTGGAATATTGACATCGAAGGGATTTCCCGCTGCAACGGATTCCCGGTGACCAAAACGGATTTGAGCGACGGGCCGCATCGCGGCAGCGTTTACGTCAACTGGATCGACGAGCGCAACGGCGATCCGGACGTGTTCCTCAAATATTCCCGCGATGGCGGCGAAACCTGGTCAAAACACATTCGCGTGAACGACGACCCGATTTTCAACGGCAAAGCGCAGTTTTTTACGTGGATGGCGGTTGATCCGGTGGATGGCTCGGTTAATATCGCGTATTACGATCGCCGCAACTCCAACGATACAACCACCGAAATTTATCTCGCCCGCAGCCTCGACGGCGGGCAAACGTTCACAAATCATAAGCTCAGTAAAATCAAGCCTTTCCAGTGTAATAAAGAGGTGTTTTTCGGGGATTATCTGAATGTGGATGCGTTTGGCGGACGAGTGGCAGCCATTTTTGCGGTATTCACCGGCGAGGAAACAACCGCCATCCAAACCGCGGTTTTCGATTTCGTTCCTGGAACGCAGAAAACGAAATGA
- a CDS encoding HEAT repeat domain-containing protein: MKTLFQKLFDIRDGELKRALLMFAYVFLIISSLLMLKPVRNSLFLDRFNASQLPYVFILVAIAAAVVSTYYTRFSNQLRLNKLIRGTLVIVLVCLLAFWALLKFDVQQSWFVYVFYVWVAIFGAITTSQFWVMANYVFNAREARRLFSFIGAGAISGGIFGGYLTNLALVIGTENLLLICFGFVSICLFILRIVWRERPTDQRVEKNYQQRQFQQKSAGNPLTIFKNSNHLTVLASIVGVSVIVANLVDYQFNAVVEASIGSKDGRTAFFGVWLSNLSIVSLGIQLFLTRRMLSKLGVVASLLLLPLGIFVGAVSILIFPELWAAVLIKVADGSFKQSINKASFELLYLPVPSSVKTQAKSFIDVFVDSLATGVGGVMLIIFNVWLGFSTGQVSLLIIGLIVIWGALIWQVRREYINAFRLAIEKRTIDLEDFSVNPEEAALFDSLLKILEGDNSRQILYALKLLENVKNQQFVEHLKRLLDHHSAEIREQALRLLSKYETVDISEAANQLLSDESQSVRLEAVGYLVQKAVGKQKVAVLQNFLQSDEYRVNAAALMFAAREYGENPDIREAFDLPKLIEKMLSGTETLADPEAKSYIRVSVAKAIGEARLPALQPFLRQLIADQHVEVIQMAATSIGILHEKAFVPKLIDLIGDKSVRKFAREALAEFGEQVLPELSARLTHPETKRSIRMNLPRVISMIGVQESVEILVNQLDHDKQLMRYEVLRALNKMRRDFPMLKFPEKTIESIILNETHDYMDTLSVLNVQQHSAIADGEQSVAASRVLQARRLLIKALEEKLDANLERIFRLLGLRYRPRDMYNAYLGVVSNRQDIRANAVEFLDNVLDTSLKRLIIPIVENNSLDALIEMSRREFAISELTEDECFEKMLASPDEWLKACTLYLIAELNETRFHEQVEALLTSSDPIVRETANYAMVRIKNP, encoded by the coding sequence ATGAAAACGCTGTTCCAAAAATTGTTCGATATTCGCGATGGTGAGTTAAAACGTGCATTACTGATGTTTGCATACGTTTTCTTGATCATCTCATCGTTGCTGATGCTCAAACCGGTGCGCAACTCGCTGTTTCTGGACCGGTTCAACGCCAGCCAGTTGCCGTATGTTTTTATTCTGGTGGCGATTGCGGCGGCGGTTGTCTCGACTTATTACACCCGTTTTTCGAACCAGTTGCGGTTGAATAAATTGATTCGCGGCACGCTGGTTATCGTGCTGGTTTGTTTGCTGGCGTTTTGGGCGTTGCTCAAATTTGATGTTCAGCAAAGCTGGTTTGTGTATGTGTTTTATGTGTGGGTGGCGATTTTCGGGGCGATCACCACATCGCAATTTTGGGTGATGGCGAACTACGTTTTTAACGCTCGCGAGGCGCGGCGATTGTTCAGTTTCATCGGCGCGGGTGCCATTTCCGGTGGGATTTTCGGGGGATATTTAACCAACCTTGCGCTGGTGATCGGCACGGAAAACCTGCTGCTGATTTGTTTCGGATTCGTGAGCATTTGTTTGTTCATTTTGCGCATTGTCTGGCGGGAACGCCCCACCGATCAACGGGTTGAAAAAAATTATCAGCAACGGCAATTTCAGCAAAAGTCTGCCGGAAACCCGCTCACTATCTTCAAAAATTCCAACCACTTAACGGTGTTGGCATCGATTGTCGGTGTCAGCGTAATTGTGGCGAATTTGGTGGATTACCAATTTAACGCAGTTGTGGAAGCGAGCATCGGCAGCAAAGATGGACGAACGGCATTTTTCGGGGTTTGGCTCTCTAATTTGAGTATCGTTTCGCTGGGCATCCAACTGTTTCTCACCCGGCGAATGTTGAGCAAATTGGGTGTGGTCGCTTCGCTGCTGTTGCTGCCGCTCGGGATTTTTGTGGGTGCGGTTTCCATCCTCATTTTCCCGGAATTGTGGGCGGCGGTGCTCATCAAAGTAGCGGATGGCAGTTTCAAACAATCGATCAATAAAGCCAGTTTCGAGTTGCTGTATTTGCCGGTGCCGTCGTCGGTTAAAACGCAGGCAAAATCGTTTATCGATGTTTTTGTGGATAGTCTGGCGACCGGCGTTGGCGGCGTTATGCTCATTATTTTTAACGTGTGGTTGGGATTTTCCACCGGACAGGTCAGTTTGCTGATCATCGGATTGATTGTTATTTGGGGTGCGCTGATTTGGCAGGTACGCCGCGAATACATCAATGCGTTCCGGCTGGCGATTGAAAAACGAACCATCGATTTGGAGGATTTTTCAGTGAACCCGGAAGAAGCGGCGCTGTTCGACAGTCTGTTGAAAATTCTCGAAGGTGATAATTCGCGGCAAATTTTGTATGCGTTGAAATTGCTGGAAAACGTTAAAAATCAACAATTTGTCGAACATTTGAAACGATTGCTGGATCACCATTCTGCAGAAATTCGGGAACAGGCGTTGCGTTTGTTGAGCAAATACGAAACGGTCGATATTTCCGAAGCGGCAAACCAACTGCTTTCTGATGAAAGCCAGAGTGTCCGTTTGGAGGCGGTTGGTTATCTGGTGCAAAAAGCTGTGGGGAAACAAAAAGTTGCTGTTCTGCAAAATTTTTTACAGTCGGATGAATACCGCGTAAACGCCGCAGCGCTGATGTTTGCGGCTCGGGAATACGGCGAAAATCCGGATATTCGCGAAGCGTTTGATTTGCCGAAATTGATCGAAAAAATGTTGTCCGGAACGGAAACGCTGGCAGATCCCGAAGCGAAATCATACATCCGCGTGAGCGTTGCCAAAGCAATTGGTGAAGCGCGATTGCCGGCACTGCAACCGTTTTTGCGGCAGTTGATTGCGGATCAACATGTCGAAGTGATCCAGATGGCGGCAACCAGTATCGGCATTTTGCACGAAAAGGCGTTTGTTCCCAAACTGATCGATCTCATCGGCGATAAATCTGTCCGGAAATTTGCCCGCGAAGCGCTGGCGGAATTCGGCGAACAGGTGTTGCCGGAATTGAGCGCGCGGCTGACGCATCCCGAAACAAAACGGAGCATCCGGATGAATTTGCCACGGGTGATCAGCATGATTGGTGTGCAGGAATCAGTGGAAATTCTGGTGAACCAGCTCGATCACGATAAGCAGCTGATGCGCTACGAAGTGCTGCGGGCGCTCAATAAAATGCGTCGCGATTTCCCGATGCTGAAATTCCCGGAAAAAACCATCGAATCGATTATTTTGAACGAAACGCACGATTACATGGATACGCTTTCCGTGCTGAATGTGCAGCAGCACAGCGCCATCGCCGATGGCGAACAGAGCGTTGCAGCCTCGCGGGTGTTGCAGGCGCGGCGGCTGCTCATCAAAGCGCTGGAGGAAAAACTGGACGCAAATCTGGAACGTATTTTCCGGCTGCTGGGGCTGCGCTATCGCCCGCGCGATATGTATAACGCCTATTTGGGTGTGGTCAGCAATCGGCAGGATATTCGCGCGAACGCGGTTGAATTTCTGGACAATGTGCTGGATACCTCGCTAAAACGGCTGATTATCCCGATTGTCGAAAATAATTCGCTGGACGCACTGATCGAAATGAGCCGCCGCGAATTTGCCATCAGCGAACTTACCGAAGATGAGTGTTTCGAGAAAATGCTCGCATCACCCGATGAGTGGCTGAAGGCCTGCACGCTGTATCTGATCGCGGAATTGAACGAAACGCGTTTTCACGAACAGGTGGAAGCGCTGCTCACCAGTTCCGACCCGATTGTCCGGGAAACCGCAAATTATGCGATGGTTCGGATAAAAAATCCGTAG
- a CDS encoding sigma-70 family RNA polymerase sigma factor, with product METKPTDIAERELILLSQQGDELAFSQLVQLHYQQAISLATYWTGNSDAAMDISQDAFVRIFRNIATFDIEKSFAAWLYTIVKHLSWNHNSRKKSRWLVFTDFLVNRNSTFVENFGGSDTNSGEADLEIDEQKAQIRRAMQQLSEPDREIILLKDVQDYTYKDISEMLNIPAGSVMSRLFYARKKLAKLVEKEVKDE from the coding sequence ATGGAAACAAAACCAACAGACATCGCAGAACGCGAGCTCATTTTACTCAGCCAACAAGGCGATGAGCTGGCTTTTTCGCAATTGGTGCAGTTGCACTACCAACAGGCAATTTCACTGGCAACTTACTGGACGGGCAACAGCGATGCGGCAATGGATATTTCGCAGGATGCATTTGTACGTATCTTTCGCAATATTGCCACTTTTGACATTGAAAAATCGTTCGCCGCGTGGCTGTACACGATTGTGAAACATTTGAGCTGGAACCACAATTCCCGAAAGAAAAGCCGCTGGCTGGTGTTCACGGATTTTTTGGTGAACAGAAACAGCACATTTGTGGAAAATTTTGGCGGCAGCGATACGAATTCCGGCGAAGCCGATTTGGAAATCGACGAGCAAAAAGCCCAGATTCGCCGGGCGATGCAACAGCTTTCTGAACCGGACCGCGAAATTATTTTGCTAAAAGATGTGCAGGATTACACATACAAAGACATCAGCGAAATGCTTAATATTCCTGCCGGATCGGTGATGTCCCGTCTGTTTTATGCCCGCAAAAAGCTGGCAAAATTGGTGGAAAAGGAGGTAAAGGATGAATAG
- a CDS encoding YbjQ family protein — protein MIELSSMDNIPGKTITKSLGIAKGNTIRARHIGKDILAGLKTIIGGEIEEYTKLIAEAREQALDRMIEDARSLGANAIVNVRFSTSYVMGSASEILAYGTAVFVE, from the coding sequence ATGATCGAGCTAAGTTCAATGGATAACATTCCCGGAAAAACCATTACAAAATCTTTGGGCATTGCCAAAGGCAACACGATCCGGGCGCGGCATATCGGCAAAGATATTCTGGCAGGATTGAAAACAATTATCGGCGGTGAAATTGAGGAATACACCAAACTCATTGCGGAAGCACGGGAGCAAGCACTTGACCGGATGATCGAAGATGCCCGTTCACTCGGCGCAAATGCAATTGTAAATGTCAGATTTTCAACATCTTACGTAATGGGTTCTGCGTCGGAAATTTTGGCGTACGGTACCGCCGTTTTTGTCGAATAA
- a CDS encoding alpha/beta fold hydrolase, which produces MKPLITTLLAIGILAGVIACGTNGNAQDVPDAVLGNWEGKLKVQAMELRLVFRFAKTAEKVTAEMDSPDQGTTGIPVSNVSVNGDQLAIEVSTINGTYSGTLSPDGNTVDGKWKQSGMEFPLEMKRVSELTKLNRPQEPQPPFPYQTEDVTFKNDPAKIELAGTLCIPTGDGPFPAAVLISGSGPQDRDEFLLGHKPFWVIADDLVRRGIAVLRYDDRGVGKSTGDFGAATSQDFATDAFAAVKFLQSRGEIDRGKIGLIGHSEGGLIAPIVAVDHPDAIAFIVMLAGPGLPGDQILEMQYQLIGKQSGLSEELLTFTKENSHKTYEIIKTEPDNQKAAQKLRDLFDENWEKMSDSLKAEAQKSGDPKQQLEQNIQILTNPWFRFFLSYDPRPTLAKVQCPVLAINGELDLQVPPKENLAAIETALKSGKNSDVTVKEFLKLNHLFQTSTTGGPDEYGNIEETFAPVALDFMGEWIVERFVK; this is translated from the coding sequence ATGAAACCGTTAATCACAACCTTGCTGGCAATCGGAATTCTCGCCGGCGTGATTGCCTGCGGCACAAACGGCAACGCGCAGGATGTGCCGGACGCCGTTTTAGGCAACTGGGAAGGCAAATTGAAAGTGCAGGCGATGGAGCTGCGGCTGGTGTTCCGTTTCGCGAAAACCGCCGAAAAAGTGACTGCCGAAATGGACAGCCCGGATCAGGGGACAACCGGCATTCCGGTGAGCAATGTGAGTGTGAATGGCGATCAATTGGCTATCGAAGTATCAACAATTAATGGCACTTACAGCGGCACACTATCGCCGGACGGCAACACAGTGGACGGCAAATGGAAGCAGAGCGGGATGGAATTTCCGTTGGAAATGAAGCGAGTGAGCGAACTAACCAAACTCAACCGGCCGCAGGAACCGCAGCCACCATTTCCCTACCAAACGGAAGATGTGACATTCAAAAATGATCCAGCGAAAATCGAACTTGCCGGAACGCTGTGCATTCCCACCGGCGACGGCCCTTTTCCGGCGGCAGTGCTCATTTCCGGCTCCGGCCCGCAAGATCGCGATGAATTTTTGCTCGGGCACAAACCGTTTTGGGTGATTGCCGATGATTTGGTACGGCGCGGCATTGCTGTTTTGCGATATGACGATCGCGGTGTCGGCAAATCCACCGGCGATTTTGGCGCAGCAACCAGCCAAGATTTTGCAACGGATGCCTTTGCCGCGGTGAAATTTTTGCAATCGCGCGGGGAAATTGATCGCGGGAAAATCGGGCTGATCGGGCATAGCGAAGGCGGATTGATCGCGCCGATTGTCGCAGTCGATCATCCGGACGCAATCGCGTTTATCGTAATGCTGGCCGGTCCGGGGCTGCCCGGCGACCAGATTTTGGAAATGCAATATCAACTTATTGGAAAACAATCAGGGCTCAGTGAAGAATTATTGACGTTTACCAAAGAAAATAGCCATAAAACCTATGAAATTATCAAGACCGAGCCGGACAATCAAAAAGCAGCCCAAAAACTGCGCGATTTGTTCGATGAAAATTGGGAAAAAATGAGCGATTCTTTAAAAGCTGAAGCGCAAAAATCCGGTGATCCCAAACAGCAGCTCGAGCAAAACATTCAAATTTTGACCAATCCCTGGTTTCGCTTTTTTTTGAGTTACGATCCGCGACCGACGCTTGCAAAAGTACAGTGCCCGGTTTTGGCAATTAACGGAGAGCTGGATTTGCAAGTGCCACCAAAGGAAAATCTGGCAGCAATAGAAACCGCGCTTAAATCCGGTAAAAACAGCGATGTAACCGTAAAAGAATTTCTAAAACTCAACCACCTTTTTCAGACATCGACCACCGGCGGACCGGATGAATATGGCAATATCGAGGAAACATTTGCCCCGGTTGCACTGGATTTTATGGGAGAATGGATCGTCGAACGGTTTGTGAAATAG
- a CDS encoding HAD-IIA family hydrolase has protein sequence MKNVICDIDGVLLHNNALIPGADKFIARLLKQGNPLVILTNYPSQTQQDLQNRLASAGIKVPAENLYTSAMATADFLEKQDGRKAYVIGEGALTHELYKIGFTITDIDPDFVIVGETRSYNWEMIRKASYHIMEGARFIGTNPDVAGPKGYPACGALCAPIERITGKKPLYMGKPSAWIMRAALNNIDAHSENTVIVGDNLQTDILAGIQAGLETILVLTGVSTREDIDTVAWRPHHIFASAGEIDVV, from the coding sequence ATGAAAAACGTCATCTGCGACATTGACGGGGTGTTACTGCACAACAACGCACTGATTCCCGGTGCGGATAAATTTATTGCACGACTGTTGAAACAGGGCAACCCATTGGTGATTTTGACCAATTATCCGTCGCAAACGCAACAGGATTTGCAAAACCGGCTGGCGTCTGCGGGCATCAAAGTTCCGGCGGAAAATTTATACACATCGGCAATGGCAACTGCGGATTTTCTGGAAAAACAGGACGGGAGAAAAGCATATGTTATCGGTGAGGGCGCTTTAACGCATGAATTGTATAAAATCGGTTTTACGATTACGGATATCGATCCTGATTTTGTAATTGTCGGGGAAACGCGATCATACAATTGGGAAATGATCCGGAAGGCATCTTACCATATTATGGAAGGTGCACGGTTTATCGGCACCAATCCGGACGTTGCCGGACCGAAAGGCTATCCGGCTTGCGGCGCGTTATGTGCGCCGATTGAGCGAATCACCGGCAAAAAACCGCTGTATATGGGCAAACCGAGCGCATGGATTATGCGAGCGGCGCTCAATAATATTGATGCGCATTCGGAAAACACCGTGATTGTCGGGGACAATTTGCAGACAGACATTCTGGCAGGCATTCAAGCCGGACTGGAGACGATTCTGGTGCTCACCGGTGTCAGCACCCGCGAAGATATCGACACAGTTGCATGGCGTCCGCACCATATTTTTGCCTCCGCCGGTGAAATTGATGTGGTTTAG